The following are encoded together in the Alphaproteobacteria bacterium genome:
- the nthA gene encoding nitrile hydratase subunit alpha: MPDNIHIRLNTASVEARVDAIQAAFEERGMKPKEFIDEFRELAEEKWLPENGARVCARAWTDPAFKARLMANGRDAVAELGLGMPAHHRHLVVLENTADIHNVIVCTLCSCTAFSIIGLPPDWYKDLEYRARVVRQSRTVLKEMGLDLPASTEIRVWDTTADTRYMVLPMRPSGTEGWSEDKLAALISKDMMIGVARVPGT, from the coding sequence ATGCCCGACAACATCCATATCCGTCTGAACACCGCGTCCGTCGAGGCGCGGGTCGATGCGATTCAGGCTGCGTTCGAGGAGCGCGGCATGAAGCCCAAGGAGTTCATCGACGAGTTCCGCGAGCTCGCCGAGGAGAAGTGGCTGCCCGAGAACGGCGCGCGCGTCTGCGCCAGGGCGTGGACCGATCCGGCGTTCAAGGCGCGGCTGATGGCCAATGGCAGGGATGCGGTGGCCGAGCTCGGGCTCGGCATGCCGGCGCATCACCGTCATCTCGTCGTGCTGGAGAACACGGCCGACATCCACAACGTGATCGTCTGCACGCTGTGCTCGTGCACCGCCTTCTCGATCATCGGCCTGCCGCCGGACTGGTACAAGGACCTGGAGTACCGCGCGCGCGTCGTGCGCCAGTCGCGCACGGTGCTGAAGGAGATGGGGCTCGACCTGCCGGCCTCAACCGAGATCCGCGTCTGGGACACCACGGCCGATACGCGCTACATGGTGCTGCCGATGCGTCCCTCGGGCACCGAGGGCTGGTCCGAGGACAAGCTCGCCGCGCTGATCAGCAAGGACATGATGATCGGCGTCGCGCGCGTGCCGGGGACCTGA
- the nthB gene encoding nitrile hydratase subunit beta yields MDGIHDMGGRQGFGRVRYALKAQTFHEPWEKRVNALYSLAVKAGIFNMDEYRHAIERMEPRHYLSASYYERSLTSLATLCVEKGILTQEELERRAQGQFPLAMPSAPGRGNVPTRQTLKPGDKVRVRTDHVPGHVRMPGYIRGKTGIVVGVSPKYPFPDAHAHGIHAEDEPTYDVRFNAEELWPNNADPAHVHVGVFESYLERVS; encoded by the coding sequence ATGGACGGCATCCATGACATGGGCGGCCGGCAGGGCTTCGGCCGCGTGCGCTATGCGCTCAAGGCGCAGACCTTCCACGAACCGTGGGAGAAGCGGGTCAATGCGCTGTACTCGCTTGCCGTGAAGGCCGGCATCTTCAACATGGACGAGTACCGCCACGCCATCGAGCGCATGGAGCCGAGGCACTATCTGTCGGCGAGCTACTACGAGCGTTCGCTGACCAGCCTCGCCACGCTGTGCGTCGAGAAGGGCATCCTCACCCAGGAGGAGCTGGAGCGCCGCGCCCAGGGCCAGTTCCCGCTCGCCATGCCCAGCGCGCCGGGCCGCGGCAACGTGCCGACGCGCCAGACGCTGAAGCCCGGCGACAAGGTGCGCGTGCGCACCGATCACGTGCCCGGCCACGTGCGCATGCCCGGCTACATCCGCGGCAAGACCGGCATCGTCGTCGGCGTGTCGCCGAAGTATCCGTTCCCCGATGCGCACGCCCACGGCATCCACGCCGAGGACGAGCCGACCTACGACGTGCGCTTCAACGCCGAGGAGCTGTGGCCCAACAACGCCGATCCGGCGCATGTCCATGTCGGCGTGTTCGAGAGCTACCTCGAACGGGTGAGCTGA
- a CDS encoding class II aldolase/adducin family protein — translation MTDRRNIDPQEWELRCDLAAAYRLFARFGMDDLIFTHLSVRLPGKQHRFLLNPFGYLFDEITASSLIAVDPEGHAIEKIDEARINNAGFTIHSAVHMAREDAQCVMHSHTTAGMAVAAQEQGLLPLNQMSMQFFGRTSYHDYEGVALDLDERERLVRDLGDNNAMILRHHGLLTTGRTVGDAFYEMYYLEQACRLQIAATQGGQKIVVAPDSVAEHTARQFESFESKGQRPWAALRRRLDRESPDYAT, via the coding sequence ATGACGGACCGACGCAATATCGATCCCCAGGAGTGGGAGCTGCGCTGCGACCTCGCGGCGGCCTATCGCCTGTTCGCCCGCTTCGGCATGGACGACCTGATCTTCACCCACCTGTCGGTGCGCCTGCCGGGCAAGCAGCACCGCTTCCTGCTCAACCCTTTTGGCTACCTGTTCGACGAGATCACGGCGTCGAGCCTGATCGCCGTCGACCCCGAGGGCCACGCCATCGAGAAGATCGACGAGGCCAGGATCAACAATGCCGGCTTCACCATCCATTCGGCCGTGCACATGGCGCGCGAAGACGCACAGTGTGTCATGCACAGCCACACGACGGCCGGCATGGCGGTGGCGGCGCAGGAGCAGGGCCTGCTGCCCCTGAACCAGATGTCGATGCAGTTCTTCGGCCGCACCAGCTATCACGACTACGAAGGCGTTGCGCTCGATCTCGACGAACGCGAGCGGCTGGTGCGTGATCTCGGCGACAACAATGCGATGATCCTGCGCCACCACGGGTTGCTGACCACGGGCCGCACCGTCGGCGATGCCTTCTACGAGATGTACTACCTCGAGCAGGCCTGCCGCCTGCAGATTGCCGCCACGCAGGGTGGTCAGAAGATCGTCGTGGCGCCGGACTCGGTCGCCGAGCACACCGCGCGGCAGTTCGAAAGCTTCGAGAGCAAGGGGCAGCGCCCGTGGGCGGCGCTGAGGCGCCGCCTCGATCGCGAAAGCCCCGACTACGCGACCTGA
- a CDS encoding glutathione S-transferase family protein → MSMRLFSGPLSMFGAKAEIAALEKGLDVKVEMVAFDMKALYEPKHPEVLRVNPKRQVPVLIDGDLEIFDSTQIFEYFEEIRPQPPLWPTSVKGRARARLLEMKSDEVFFPHIIRLMGLQRSLDEPAAVTAIAAAIAYDREMEALLADDREYLAGDFSYADIAFYMAQFFADRLGAPMPADVGRLLAWRERMTARPAVRQVATAMARFLVSVGGRKPGFIAV, encoded by the coding sequence ATGTCGATGCGGCTCTTTTCAGGTCCACTGAGCATGTTCGGCGCCAAGGCGGAGATCGCCGCGCTGGAGAAGGGCCTCGACGTCAAGGTCGAGATGGTGGCCTTCGACATGAAGGCGCTGTACGAGCCCAAGCATCCCGAGGTGCTGCGCGTCAACCCCAAGCGCCAGGTGCCGGTGCTGATCGACGGCGATCTCGAGATCTTCGATTCGACGCAGATCTTCGAGTACTTCGAGGAGATCAGGCCGCAGCCGCCGCTTTGGCCCACCAGCGTCAAGGGCCGCGCCCGGGCGCGGCTCCTGGAGATGAAGTCCGATGAGGTCTTCTTTCCACACATCATCCGGCTGATGGGTCTGCAGCGCAGCCTCGACGAGCCGGCAGCTGTCACGGCGATCGCCGCGGCGATTGCCTACGACCGCGAGATGGAGGCGCTGCTGGCCGACGATCGCGAGTACCTGGCCGGCGATTTCTCCTACGCCGACATCGCCTTCTACATGGCGCAGTTCTTTGCCGACCGGCTGGGCGCGCCGATGCCGGCCGATGTCGGCCGGCTGCTGGCGTGGCGCGAGCGCATGACGGCGCGGCCGGCGGTGCGCCAGGTGGCCACTGCCATGGCGCGCTTTCTCGTCTCCGTCGGCGGTCGCAAGCCCGGCTTCATCGCCGTCTGA
- a CDS encoding CBS domain-containing protein produces the protein MHVSDAMTRDVQIANPDQTIQQAAKLMASIDAGVLPVGDKDKLVGMITDRDIAIRAVADGKGPDTRVRDVMSKEVKYCFEDETVEAVSRNMGDQQIRRLPVVSRDKRLVGILSLGDVATTRDSGHAGQALKGISRPGGAHNQH, from the coding sequence ATGCATGTCAGCGACGCCATGACGCGCGACGTCCAGATCGCCAACCCCGACCAGACCATCCAGCAGGCGGCCAAGCTGATGGCCAGCATCGACGCCGGCGTCCTTCCCGTGGGCGACAAGGACAAGCTCGTGGGCATGATCACCGACCGCGATATCGCGATCCGTGCCGTGGCCGACGGCAAGGGGCCCGACACAAGGGTGCGCGACGTGATGAGCAAGGAAGTGAAGTACTGCTTCGAGGACGAGACCGTCGAGGCGGTGTCGCGCAACATGGGCGACCAGCAGATCCGCCGCCTGCCGGTGGTCAGCCGCGACAAGCGGCTGGTCGGCATCCTCTCGCTCGGCGACGTCGCAACGACGCGCGACAGCGGCCATGCCGGCCAGGCGCTCAAGGGCATCTCGCGGCCGGGTGGTGCGCACAACCAGCATTGA
- a CDS encoding CHRD domain-containing protein codes for MFSRILIAAAAGLLAAGGMVLAQGGQGPSDRRVTASLTGAKEVPPAQTAGSGTVEGVVNMASRELTWNIKCSGLSGPVTGMHFHGPASEAQNAGVVVPIQGSCAGQGTTGKSVIDQNGLADLIAGKWYVNVHTQRYPNGEIRGQVAVPR; via the coding sequence ATGTTCTCACGCATCCTGATCGCCGCCGCCGCCGGATTGCTGGCCGCGGGCGGCATGGTGCTGGCGCAGGGCGGCCAGGGCCCGTCCGATCGCCGCGTCACCGCCTCGCTCACTGGCGCCAAGGAGGTGCCCCCGGCGCAGACCGCCGGCTCGGGCACGGTTGAAGGCGTGGTCAACATGGCCAGCCGCGAGCTGACCTGGAACATCAAGTGCAGCGGGCTGAGCGGGCCGGTGACGGGCATGCACTTCCACGGACCGGCCAGCGAGGCCCAGAACGCCGGCGTCGTGGTGCCGATCCAGGGCAGCTGCGCCGGACAGGGCACGACGGGCAAGTCGGTGATCGACCAGAACGGCCTCGCCGATCTGATCGCCGGCAAGTGGTACGTCAACGTCCATACCCAGCGCTATCCCAATGGCGAGATCCGCGGCCAGGTGGCGGTGCCGCGCTAG
- a CDS encoding TonB-dependent receptor, which yields MSMIRKTILAFSGLLVAAPSIAQTTSPTITLPPLEVTGIPLSRSLDDVAAPASVLAGPGLDQRRAATLGETVREVPGVTSSHFGAGASRPIIRGFDGPRVRVLNDGVDTLDAASVSPDHAVTSDPFGARQIEILKGPSTLLYGGGAIGGVVNVIDSRIPTAVPTRGYQADTGLHFNSSAEEIAGFLGFTVGHGNVAARLEGTARNAQDYYTARGFGDPPSRRVRNSFNNGWNFSAGTSWIDSWGYVGAAYGEYRSQYGLPNEETVLINMRSQRLDMRGEVREPFDGIEKVRFRLANVWYQHQEVEDESIATTFHNHAFDGRLEVVHRLFDGLRGVAGVQGLRRDFTAIGDEAFLPPTLTQSFGLFLIERYSFGQFHVEGGLRYDWQHIRPTGDLPTRRHDGFSASISGTWDFAPGYAATIAFSRSQRLPTAEELFANGPHIATGQFEVGDVNLRPETSYNLEIGLRKKTGALQFGVSVYRNVVNNFIFQSDTGAIMDDLRVINFRQADAELYGLEAEAKYAVNDNIDVSVFGDYVRARLTNSDNLPRIPPGRLGARIDARHEIGPGSLSGFVQFYHVFGQGHVAPVETATPGYNMLNVGIAYGGQFNPINTWQVYLRANNLLNEHAIAHTSFIKNAAPLPGINLTLGTRFTF from the coding sequence ATGTCCATGATTCGAAAGACTATTCTCGCCTTTTCCGGCCTTCTGGTCGCCGCCCCTTCGATCGCACAAACCACCTCGCCGACCATCACCCTGCCGCCGCTGGAAGTGACCGGCATACCGCTGTCGCGCAGCCTCGACGACGTCGCCGCGCCGGCATCGGTGCTCGCCGGCCCGGGCCTCGATCAGCGGCGCGCTGCGACACTGGGCGAGACGGTGCGCGAGGTGCCGGGGGTGACGTCGAGCCATTTCGGCGCCGGCGCCAGCCGCCCGATCATCCGCGGCTTCGATGGCCCGCGCGTGCGGGTGCTCAACGACGGCGTCGACACCCTAGACGCCGCCTCGGTGAGCCCGGACCACGCCGTCACCAGCGATCCGTTCGGCGCGCGGCAGATCGAGATCCTCAAGGGCCCGTCGACGCTGCTGTACGGCGGCGGCGCGATCGGCGGCGTGGTCAACGTCATCGATTCGCGGATCCCGACCGCGGTACCGACACGCGGCTACCAGGCCGACACCGGCCTGCACTTCAACAGCAGCGCCGAGGAGATCGCCGGCTTCCTCGGCTTCACCGTCGGGCACGGCAACGTCGCGGCGCGGCTCGAGGGCACGGCGCGCAACGCCCAGGACTACTACACCGCCAGGGGATTTGGCGATCCGCCGTCGCGGCGCGTGCGCAACTCGTTCAACAACGGCTGGAACTTCAGTGCCGGCACGTCGTGGATCGACAGCTGGGGCTACGTCGGGGCGGCCTACGGCGAGTACCGCAGCCAGTACGGCCTGCCCAACGAGGAGACCGTGCTCATCAACATGCGCAGCCAGCGGCTCGACATGCGCGGCGAGGTGCGCGAGCCGTTCGACGGCATCGAGAAGGTGCGCTTCCGGCTGGCCAATGTCTGGTATCAGCACCAGGAGGTCGAGGACGAGTCGATCGCCACGACCTTCCACAACCACGCCTTCGACGGCCGGCTCGAGGTGGTCCACCGCCTGTTCGACGGGCTGCGCGGGGTGGCCGGCGTGCAGGGCTTGCGGCGCGACTTCACCGCGATCGGCGACGAGGCCTTCCTGCCGCCGACCCTGACGCAAAGCTTCGGCCTCTTCCTCATCGAGCGCTACAGCTTCGGCCAGTTCCACGTCGAAGGCGGGCTGCGCTACGACTGGCAGCACATCCGGCCCACGGGCGATCTGCCCACCCGCCGGCACGACGGCTTCTCCGCCTCGATCAGCGGCACGTGGGACTTCGCGCCGGGCTATGCCGCCACCATCGCCTTCTCGCGCTCGCAGCGCCTGCCGACGGCCGAGGAGCTGTTCGCCAACGGCCCGCACATCGCCACCGGGCAGTTCGAGGTCGGCGACGTCAACCTGCGGCCCGAGACCTCGTACAATCTGGAGATCGGCCTGCGCAAGAAGACCGGCGCGCTGCAGTTCGGCGTCAGCGTCTATCGTAACGTGGTGAACAACTTCATCTTCCAGTCCGACACCGGTGCGATCATGGACGACCTGCGCGTGATCAACTTCCGCCAGGCCGATGCCGAGCTCTACGGCCTGGAGGCCGAGGCGAAGTACGCGGTCAACGACAATATCGACGTCTCGGTGTTCGGCGACTACGTGCGCGCGCGGCTGACCAACAGCGACAACCTCCCGCGCATTCCGCCCGGCCGCCTCGGCGCCCGCATCGACGCGCGCCACGAAATTGGTCCGGGAAGCCTGAGCGGCTTCGTGCAGTTCTATCACGTCTTCGGCCAGGGCCACGTGGCGCCGGTCGAGACCGCCACGCCGGGCTACAACATGCTCAACGTCGGCATCGCCTATGGCGGGCAGTTCAACCCGATCAATACCTGGCAGGTCTACCTGCGCGCCAACAATCTGCTGAACGAGCATGCCATCGCGCACACCTCGTTCATCAAGAACGCCGCGCCGCTGCCCGGCATCAACCTGACACTGGGCACGCGCTTCACGTTTTAG
- a CDS encoding ATP-binding cassette domain-containing protein: MPDATTAASDEILRVEDLKVHFPVMKGVIVQKQVATVKAVDGISFSLRRGETLGLVGESGCGKSTTGLAVLRMLPPTEGRIVFEGEDIAGYDEERMRHTRRRMQMVYQDPYGSLNPRMRVRDVVGEPLEVHGLGNDRKALRERVSALISMVGLLPDMVDRYPHEFSGGQRQRIGIARAMALEPSLIICDEAVSALDVSIQAQVVNLFMELQQRLGLTYIFIAHDLAVVRHISDRIAVMYLGKIVEIATRDELYRDPLHPYTRALLAAIPIPDPELEATRPQQIITGEVPSALRPPPGCRFHPRCPHAMDVCKTQEPLLKGRPGGRAVACHLHP, from the coding sequence ATGCCTGACGCCACCACCGCCGCATCCGACGAGATCCTGCGCGTCGAGGATCTCAAGGTTCATTTCCCCGTCATGAAGGGGGTGATCGTCCAGAAGCAGGTCGCCACGGTGAAGGCGGTCGACGGCATCTCCTTCAGCCTCAGGCGCGGCGAGACGCTGGGCCTGGTCGGCGAGAGCGGCTGCGGCAAGTCGACGACGGGGCTGGCCGTGCTGCGCATGCTGCCGCCGACCGAAGGCCGCATTGTCTTCGAGGGCGAGGACATCGCGGGCTACGACGAGGAGCGCATGCGCCATACGCGACGGCGCATGCAGATGGTCTACCAGGATCCCTACGGCTCGCTGAACCCGCGCATGCGCGTGCGCGACGTCGTCGGCGAGCCGCTGGAGGTGCACGGCCTGGGCAACGACCGCAAGGCGTTGCGCGAGCGCGTCTCGGCGCTGATCTCGATGGTCGGGCTGTTGCCCGACATGGTCGACCGTTACCCGCACGAGTTCTCCGGCGGCCAGCGTCAGCGCATCGGCATCGCGCGCGCCATGGCGCTCGAGCCGTCGCTGATCATCTGCGACGAGGCGGTTTCGGCGCTCGACGTGTCGATCCAGGCGCAGGTGGTGAACCTGTTCATGGAGCTGCAGCAGCGGCTGGGCCTGACCTACATCTTCATCGCCCACGACCTCGCCGTCGTGCGACACATCAGCGACCGCATCGCCGTGATGTATCTCGGCAAGATCGTCGAGATCGCCACGCGCGACGAACTCTATCGCGACCCGCTGCATCCCTATACCCGGGCCCTGCTGGCGGCGATCCCGATTCCCGATCCCGAGCTCGAGGCGACGCGACCACAGCAGATCATCACCGGCGAGGTGCCGAGCGCCTTGCGGCCGCCGCCCGGCTGCCGCTTCCACCCGCGCTGCCCGCACGCGATGGATGTCTGCAAGACACAGGAACCGCTGCTCAAGGGCCGCCCCGGCGGCCGCGCCGTGGCCTGCCACCTGCATCCGTAA
- a CDS encoding ABC transporter ATP-binding protein, protein MAEPLLQVRDLTTRFRTDGGVVTAVDSVSFDVAAGETVAIVGESGSGKSVTALSILRLIPNPPGRIERGEVIFDGVDLLKLDDSGIRAIRGDKIAMIFQEPMSSLNPALTIGKQIGEPINLHRRAPWNVAIDKAKELLGRVRIPDAAARVNAWPHQFSGGMRQRAMIAMALACQPKLIIADEPTTALDVTVQAQILDLLKNQAREAGSALILITHDLGVVARYADRVVVMYGGRIVETAPARILYKFPRHPYTRGLMASIPRLDGDTRQRLVPIEGQPPNLAQLPPGCAFAARCSMATQRCHDERPPLEAVGESHFKACFLEARAEAHA, encoded by the coding sequence GTGGCAGAGCCCCTCCTCCAGGTCCGCGACCTGACGACGCGTTTCCGGACCGACGGCGGTGTGGTCACCGCCGTCGATTCGGTGTCCTTCGACGTCGCCGCCGGCGAGACGGTGGCGATCGTCGGCGAGTCGGGATCGGGCAAGAGCGTCACCGCGCTGTCCATCCTGCGCCTGATTCCCAACCCGCCCGGCAGGATCGAGCGGGGCGAGGTGATCTTCGACGGCGTCGACCTCTTGAAGCTCGACGACTCCGGCATCCGCGCCATCCGCGGCGACAAGATCGCCATGATCTTCCAGGAGCCGATGAGCTCGCTCAATCCGGCGCTGACCATCGGCAAGCAGATCGGCGAGCCGATCAACCTGCACCGCAGGGCGCCGTGGAATGTGGCGATCGACAAGGCCAAGGAGCTGCTGGGCCGCGTGCGCATCCCCGATGCCGCCGCCCGCGTCAACGCCTGGCCGCACCAGTTCTCCGGCGGCATGCGCCAGCGCGCCATGATCGCCATGGCCCTGGCCTGCCAGCCCAAGCTGATCATCGCCGACGAGCCGACCACCGCGCTCGACGTCACGGTGCAGGCCCAGATCCTCGATCTCTTGAAGAACCAGGCCCGTGAGGCCGGCTCGGCGCTGATCCTGATCACCCACGATCTGGGCGTCGTGGCGCGCTACGCCGACCGCGTCGTGGTGATGTATGGCGGACGCATCGTCGAGACCGCGCCGGCGCGCATCCTCTACAAGTTCCCGCGGCATCCCTATACCAGGGGCCTGATGGCCTCGATCCCCCGGCTCGACGGCGATACGCGCCAGCGCCTGGTGCCTATCGAGGGTCAGCCGCCCAACCTCGCCCAGCTGCCGCCGGGCTGCGCCTTCGCCGCGCGCTGCAGCATGGCGACGCAACGCTGTCACGACGAGCGGCCGCCGCTCGAAGCGGTGGGCGAGAGCCACTTCAAGGCCTGTTTCCTCGAGGCACGTGCCGAAGCCCATGCCTGA
- a CDS encoding ABC transporter substrate-binding protein: MEDRMIRGLKRTMLAGATALGLATTSALAENTAPKYGGTLEVGTVYITLSALSWDPHDWNWKLNHDTGMFYEQLFAADLTKAKRNGGKFSFVPDAWLSNEAMRGELAESWEWKENPPRVEIKLRKGIMFPEKQGVMKAREFVADDVVFSFNRLNGSPRRIKDYFAHVEKVEATDKHTVVFTFKDYFAEWDYRFGWGYFSVIMPKEVVDAGATNWKNVVGTGPFQLGDFVQGNSNTYTRNPNYWDKETIGGKQYQLPYLDKVVYRTIKDEATWISALRTGKLDMLEAIRWQNVDSLKKSAPQLQWNRWLNQSGTFMAFQVDQKPFDDVRVRRALNMAVNKQEIVKAYYNGHAELFAYPMHPDYVGYFEPLESMPDSVKELFTYDPAKAKKLLAEAGHPNGFSFKVQVCACNPDHMDLLPLIAAYLEQIGVKIEIQPMEYAAFLSAMTTRKMTPGYFMNNGHTNPTTTIRKSFTTGQQWNPSGWSDKAYDARMDEVYRTRDESKRQAMLKEMTREILDKAPYIWMPTPYVYSAWWPWVKNYGGELRAGAVRPGPIYARIWVDQDLKKKMGF, encoded by the coding sequence ATGGAGGATCGCATGATACGGGGATTGAAGCGCACCATGCTGGCGGGCGCGACGGCGCTGGGGCTGGCGACGACTTCCGCGCTGGCCGAGAACACGGCGCCGAAATACGGCGGCACGCTGGAGGTCGGCACGGTCTACATCACGCTTTCGGCGCTGTCGTGGGATCCGCACGACTGGAACTGGAAGCTCAACCACGACACCGGCATGTTCTACGAGCAGCTGTTCGCCGCCGACCTGACCAAGGCCAAGCGCAACGGCGGCAAGTTCTCCTTCGTGCCGGACGCCTGGCTGTCGAACGAGGCGATGCGCGGCGAGCTGGCCGAGAGCTGGGAGTGGAAGGAGAATCCGCCCCGGGTCGAGATCAAGCTGCGCAAGGGCATCATGTTTCCCGAGAAGCAGGGCGTGATGAAGGCGCGCGAGTTCGTCGCCGATGACGTGGTGTTCAGCTTCAACCGGCTGAACGGCAGCCCGCGGCGCATCAAGGACTACTTCGCGCATGTCGAGAAGGTCGAGGCGACCGACAAGCACACCGTCGTCTTCACCTTCAAGGACTACTTCGCGGAGTGGGACTACCGGTTCGGCTGGGGCTATTTCTCGGTGATCATGCCCAAGGAAGTGGTCGACGCCGGCGCCACCAACTGGAAGAACGTGGTCGGCACCGGGCCGTTCCAGCTCGGCGATTTCGTGCAGGGCAACTCCAACACCTACACGCGCAACCCGAACTACTGGGACAAGGAGACCATCGGCGGCAAGCAGTACCAGCTGCCCTATCTCGACAAGGTGGTCTACCGCACGATCAAGGACGAGGCGACGTGGATCTCAGCGCTGCGCACCGGCAAGCTCGACATGCTGGAGGCGATTCGCTGGCAGAACGTCGACAGCCTGAAGAAGAGCGCGCCGCAGCTGCAGTGGAACCGCTGGCTCAACCAGTCCGGCACGTTCATGGCCTTCCAGGTCGACCAGAAGCCGTTCGACGACGTCCGCGTGCGTCGCGCGCTCAATATGGCGGTGAACAAGCAGGAGATCGTCAAGGCCTACTACAATGGCCATGCCGAGCTCTTCGCCTACCCGATGCATCCTGACTATGTCGGCTACTTCGAGCCGCTCGAGTCGATGCCCGATTCGGTGAAGGAACTGTTCACCTACGACCCGGCCAAGGCCAAGAAGCTGCTGGCGGAGGCGGGCCATCCCAACGGCTTCAGCTTCAAGGTCCAGGTCTGCGCCTGCAACCCCGACCATATGGATCTGCTGCCGCTGATCGCCGCCTACCTCGAGCAGATCGGCGTGAAGATCGAGATCCAGCCGATGGAGTACGCCGCGTTCCTCTCGGCCATGACGACGCGCAAGATGACGCCCGGCTACTTCATGAACAACGGCCACACCAACCCGACGACCACGATCCGCAAGAGCTTCACGACGGGCCAGCAGTGGAATCCGTCGGGATGGTCGGACAAGGCCTATGATGCGCGCATGGACGAGGTCTATCGCACGCGCGACGAGTCCAAGCGGCAGGCCATGCTCAAGGAGATGACGCGCGAGATCCTCGACAAAGCGCCGTACATCTGGATGCCGACGCCCTACGTCTATTCGGCGTGGTGGCCGTGGGTGAAGAACTACGGCGGCGAGCTGCGTGCCGGTGCCGTGCGCCCCGGCCCGATCTACGCGCGCATCTGGGTCGACCAGGACCTGAAGAAGAAGATGGGCTTCTGA